The sequence TCTTACCGCTTTGATTTCTCCTCAGGTGGCTTAAGTCCCAACTCAATTCGGAGACAAAGAGCTAATCTTTTTTATTTACAATTCCTTTTATTCgaattctctctcttccctctcacaCGTTCCTCAGGTTGTTCTACATGATACTGGTGTTCTTCGTGTTCAGAATGCGTTTCTACGCAGCGTGGTGTGGAGCCGAGGCTGGCTGCATCAGTGCAGGGTTGGGTTGCTACCCACAGGGGGCGCTGTCCAAACCAGGAGGAGGCCCTACTGTGAACTACAGGTATTGTTTTACTGGACGGTTTGTTGCCACTTAGTAACAGCGTACAAGTTCAGTGTGTTAAGAACTTGAtcataaaatgacaaaacataTGTTCCTGTGTATTCTCgtgtggggagtcagatgggtgACGGCTTAGAGAAtaggactattaatcagaatgttgccggttcgattcccggacgtgaaaaattatgttgtgtccttgggcaaggcatttcaccctacttgcctcgggggggaatgtccctgtacttactgtaagtcgctctggataagagcgtctgctaaatgactaaatgtaaatgtgtccaGTCTGGATCCGGACGTTCCTGCCGTGTATGACTTCAAGACCATCCAGAACATTGACTGCTACAACACAGACTTCTGTGTGAAGGTCCGTCACGGGATGCGCTACTGGAACATGACTGTGCAGTGGTGGCTGCATCATTACATCTACCCCAACTCACCCTTCAAAGCTTATACACTCCGGTAAGATCTTCCACCGTCACCATCGTAGTACCCTAAAGTGGATCTATTCACCTGCTAACCACACGTTGCTCCCCGATGGGCAGGCCAGcaccttgcatggcagctctgtcgctttgagtgtgtgtgtgaatgagaggcaacatgtaaagcactttctgggagttttcccttgtcttccttgagggtttaggttggttgaggggcagttctataggcgcatgtgaagccctctgtgacatgcttgcgtgtaaaaaggtctatacaaatacatttgatttgatttgggtGTACCGTAAGGTGCTCTGTATAACATCACTCCATTTACCATttctaactgtctgtctgtttctctcaggGCTGGTTGGACCATGTTCATCAGTGCATACTGGCATGGGCTCCATGCAGGGTACTACCTGTCCTTCCTGACCATCCCCCTGTGCATCGCGGCCGAGTCGGCCATGGAGTCCTCCGTCAGGGCCAAGCTGGGGCCTCGAGGACAGAATATCTTTGACTGGGTCCACTGGTTCCTCAAGATGAGGGCCTACGACTACATGTGCATGGGCTTTGTCTTGCTGAAGGCCAGCGATACCATCAACTACTGGAGCTCTATCTACTTCATCATCCATGTCATCGCCGTGGGCTGCATACTGCTGGGAAGGGTGacgaagggagagaagagggaaggaaagagggttgagaaggaagagaaggtggagggagagaaggtggagggagacaaggtggagaagaggaaggaggatgtTCGAGAAAAGACAGAATGAGTGTGAAACAGGGTTGGGGGACGGGAGGAAGAGGTCATGTTTATTACAGTACTAACCCTGCATGTACTGTTTCTGCTCTTATTTCTCTTATGTTCTCTTATTTGGATAAGTTATTGGGAAGCTTTGCTAACTTAAGTTAAATCTGATCGTTGGCTGACAAGAATGGAACTATGTACAATTCATTTTTTCCAAGAAGTGCTGTAGCCTTGTCTATAGGTATAAGTACAAAGGATGAATGTTTGAACTCTATATGAATGTCACTGTATGTTTGAATGTCACTGTATGTTTGGATCGCAGATGCGTCCTGGGACTGTACATATTTGACCTCGCTCCCCTATGTACATGTGCTCAACCATTGTGTGACGTTATTTCAAGACCCAGTGAATCAGTTTACCTTTCAATGTTTTTTAATCCAGTCTATTGGACAAAAGCACCTCAAAAAAGATGCGCAGAGGTGAAGATTCCTCTGTTTATCTACTCATTTAGTTGTTCATTGTCAAGTTTTTACTTAACTGGACAAGTGTTCTTCCTTTTCTACTGTGAAGACGAGGTCGATTCAAACAGCGACTtgtgtgtcctggtgtcctGACCAACTACATTCCAGTTTTTTGGCAAGTTGTTGCGACTGTGTTTGTAGTTCTTGTTGAGAGGTTACAACAGACTTGAATTATGATGAGCACATACAAGGTCATAATTGTCTGTTGAATACACATGGAGGGGTATTTAGCTAAAAATGCAATTGTTAAATACAATTAAAGTATCCTGAAATTCTCAAGGACAGTATTCAGCTTAGAGAATAAAGAGGATTAATGAAACTCTTTAAACTCCATTCTTAAATAAAACTGAGCTTTATGCTGTATGGGTCTTAA comes from Hypomesus transpacificus isolate Combined female chromosome 2, fHypTra1, whole genome shotgun sequence and encodes:
- the mboat7 gene encoding lysophospholipid acyltransferase 7; the encoded protein is MSPDELVYLGILAASIPIGFLFRYLSPPVKQRAALLVGLSITIATCQIHTLHSLMTVLGTWVIIKSNWQMAPALSLGWSFLYLFFFRMVTWFNLPAPTPFANAIQLLLTLKMVSIANEVKSFHEEKKKEVSSFSKSPVIGGLSQEPSLYDIVAYSYCYVGIMTGPFFRFQTYMDWLRQPRPLSLPGQEPCLQRLKLVPVYAGLFLAVNSVYPLSYVRTEEFLEHNYFFRLFYMILVFFVFRMRFYAAWCGAEAGCISAGLGCYPQGALSKPGGGPTVNYSLDPDVPAVYDFKTIQNIDCYNTDFCVKVRHGMRYWNMTVQWWLHHYIYPNSPFKAYTLRAGWTMFISAYWHGLHAGYYLSFLTIPLCIAAESAMESSVRAKLGPRGQNIFDWVHWFLKMRAYDYMCMGFVLLKASDTINYWSSIYFIIHVIAVGCILLGRVTKGEKREGKRVEKEEKVEGEKVEGDKVEKRKEDVREKTE